The following are encoded in a window of Impatiens glandulifera chromosome 5, dImpGla2.1, whole genome shotgun sequence genomic DNA:
- the LOC124938460 gene encoding peroxidase 9 — translation MAFTKVFSSILMMFVLFPSLFMAFPLIGSRSSLVPEYYQFSCPQLNDIVMTVLENAIARAPRTAASLLRLHFHDCFVQGCDASVLLDDSSTIASEKRAGPNLNSLRGYEVIDEIKAKLEEECPETVSCADIIALAARGSTVISGGPSWELPLGRKDSNCASINLANNNLPAPNSTIQNLINLFKRQGLSEIDLVALSGGHTIGMARCATFKQRLYNQKGNNQPDQTLERAYYFGLKTICPIIGGDNNISPLDLASPARFDNTYFKLIQWGKGLLTSDEVLLTGNVRMTAELVKAYALDEALFFRQFAESMTKMGNINPLTGYNGEVRKNCHRVN, via the exons ATGGCTTTTACCAAAGTTTTTTCTTCTATTCTAATGATGTTTGTCCTCTTTCCATCACTTTTCATGGCATTTCCTCTTATAGGATCACGTTCAAGCCTGGTTCCTGAGTATTATCAATTTTCATGCCCTCAACTCAATGACATTGTCATGACAGTACTAGAGAATGCCATTGCTAGAGCTCCAAGAACTGCCGCCTCCTTGCTCAGGCTCCATTTCCATGACTGTTTTGTGCAG GGCTGTGACGCGTCGGTTCTCTTGGACGATAGTTCGACAATCGCCAGCGAGAAAAGGGCTGGACCTAACCTGAATTCCCTACGAGGATACGAAGTGATCGATGAAATCAAAGCTAAGCTCGAAGAAGAATGCCCCGAGACAGTCTCGTGTGCAGACATTATCGCTCTGGCTGCCAGAGGCTCAACTGTCATA AGTGGAGGTCCAAGTTGGGAACTGCCTCTTGGAAGGAAGGATTCTAATTGTGCAAGCATTAACCTTGCAAACAACAATCTTCCAGCACCAAATTCCACCattcaaaacctaattaatCTATTCAAAAGACAAGGGCTTAGTGAAATAGACCTCGTGGCTCTCTCAG GTGGTCATACAATAGGAATGGCACGGTGCGCTACATTCAAGCAAAGACTCTACAACCAAAAGGGGAATAACCAGCCTGATCAAACCTTAGAAAGAGCATATTACTTTGGGTTGAAAACAATTTGCCCGATAATCGGCGGGGACAACAACATATCCCCGTTGGATTTGGCATCTCCGGCGAGATTCGATAACACGTATTTCAAACTCATACAATGGGGAAAAGGGTTGCTTACATCAGATGAGGTTTTACTTACAGGAAACGTGAGAATGACAGCTGAATTGGTGAAGGCTTATGCGTTGGATGAAGCACTCTTCTTTCGCCAATTTGCTGAATCCATGACTAAGATGGGGAATATCAATCCTCTCACTGGCTACAATGGCGAAGTCAGAAAGAATTGTCATCGTGTGAATTGA